One segment of Methylotenera versatilis 79 DNA contains the following:
- the pnp gene encoding polyribonucleotide nucleotidyltransferase: MFNKVKKSIQYGAHELTIETGEIARQADGAVLVSYGDTVVLVTVVGKHEVKAGQDFFPLTVDYMEKTYAAGKIPGGFFKREGRPSEKETLTSRLIDRPIRPLFPEAFLNEVQIVATVMSSDPEIDSDIPAIIGASAALSLSGIPFFGPLGAARVGYIDGEYVLNPTKAQLEVTDLDLVVAATETAVMMVESEAKELSEEVMLGAVVYGHEQMQAVIKLINELSAEAGKDAWDWVAPEPDTALIAKVADLAAADVNAAFQIKAKGARSAKLDEIKNRVLGELINENTSTDEANKIKTEFFNLEAKTVRSQILNGEPRIDGRDTRTVRPITVRTGVLPRTHGSALFTRGETQALVVVTLGTGRDEQVIDALQGEFKDRFMLHYNMPPYATGETGRVGTPKRREIGHGRLAKRALLAALPTPEEFGYTVRIVSEITESNGSSSMASVCGGSLAMMDAGVPLKNHVAGIAMGLIKEGNRVAVLTDILGDEDHLGDMDFKVAGTEDGITALQMDIKITGITAQIMQVALAQAKEGRAHILGIMQSAMSTVNTEMSAFAPRIITMKINADKIRDVIGKGGAVIRALTEETGTSIDIEDDGTIKIACTSAEQGAEAQRRIAEITAEVEVGQIYEGPVVKLLDFGAVVSLLPGKDGLVHISQIAHQRVNAVSDFVKEGDIVKVKVVEIDDKGKVRLSMKALIDAPAKEDTAQ; the protein is encoded by the coding sequence ATGTTTAATAAAGTGAAAAAAAGTATTCAATATGGTGCGCATGAGCTCACGATTGAAACAGGTGAAATCGCGCGTCAAGCAGATGGCGCAGTCTTAGTTAGTTATGGTGATACGGTTGTTTTGGTAACAGTTGTTGGTAAACATGAAGTAAAAGCAGGTCAAGATTTCTTTCCATTAACCGTTGATTATATGGAAAAAACTTATGCAGCAGGTAAGATCCCAGGTGGTTTCTTTAAGCGTGAAGGTCGCCCTTCAGAAAAAGAAACGCTTACATCACGTTTAATTGATCGCCCAATCCGCCCGTTATTCCCAGAAGCATTTTTGAATGAAGTACAAATTGTTGCGACTGTGATGTCGTCTGATCCAGAAATCGATTCTGATATTCCTGCGATTATTGGTGCATCAGCAGCTTTGTCATTATCAGGCATCCCATTCTTTGGCCCACTGGGTGCAGCGCGCGTTGGCTATATTGATGGTGAATATGTATTAAATCCAACCAAAGCACAATTAGAAGTAACGGATTTAGATTTAGTGGTTGCAGCGACTGAAACTGCCGTGATGATGGTTGAATCTGAAGCGAAAGAGCTATCAGAAGAAGTAATGTTGGGCGCAGTTGTTTATGGTCACGAGCAAATGCAAGCAGTGATCAAATTGATTAACGAATTATCTGCAGAAGCAGGTAAAGATGCTTGGGATTGGGTTGCTCCAGAGCCAGATACAGCATTGATTGCAAAGGTGGCTGATTTAGCTGCGGCAGATGTGAATGCGGCTTTTCAAATTAAAGCAAAAGGCGCACGTTCTGCTAAATTAGACGAAATCAAAAATCGTGTTTTAGGTGAATTGATTAACGAAAACACTTCAACAGATGAAGCGAATAAAATTAAAACAGAGTTCTTTAATTTAGAAGCGAAAACTGTTCGTAGTCAAATCTTGAATGGTGAGCCACGCATTGATGGTCGTGATACACGTACTGTGCGTCCAATTACTGTGCGCACTGGTGTATTGCCGCGCACTCATGGTTCTGCATTATTCACACGTGGCGAAACACAGGCTTTAGTGGTTGTTACATTGGGTACAGGCCGTGATGAGCAAGTGATTGACGCATTACAAGGTGAGTTTAAAGATCGCTTTATGTTGCACTACAACATGCCTCCGTATGCGACAGGTGAAACTGGCCGCGTTGGTACACCAAAACGTCGTGAAATTGGTCATGGTCGTTTAGCCAAGCGTGCTTTATTAGCTGCATTACCAACACCAGAGGAGTTTGGTTACACCGTGCGTATTGTTTCAGAAATCACTGAATCAAACGGTTCTAGCTCAATGGCTTCAGTCTGTGGTGGTAGCTTGGCGATGATGGACGCTGGCGTGCCGCTTAAAAACCACGTAGCAGGTATTGCGATGGGCTTGATTAAAGAAGGCAACCGCGTTGCGGTGTTAACGGATATTTTAGGTGATGAAGATCACTTGGGTGATATGGACTTTAAAGTAGCCGGTACAGAAGATGGTATTACCGCGCTACAAATGGACATTAAAATTACCGGTATTACTGCACAAATTATGCAAGTGGCATTGGCACAAGCCAAAGAAGGTCGTGCGCATATTTTAGGCATTATGCAATCAGCTATGAGCACGGTTAACACTGAAATGTCAGCATTTGCACCGCGTATTATCACCATGAAAATTAATGCGGATAAAATCCGTGATGTGATTGGTAAAGGCGGCGCGGTGATTCGTGCATTAACAGAAGAAACTGGCACCAGCATTGATATCGAAGATGACGGTACCATTAAAATCGCTTGTACTAGTGCAGAACAAGGTGCTGAAGCGCAACGTCGTATTGCAGAAATTACTGCTGAAGTTGAAGTTGGCCAAATTTATGAAGGTCCAGTGGTTAAGTTGCTAGACTTTGGTGCGGTAGTTAGCTTGCTACCAGGTAAAGATGGTTTGGTACACATTTCACAAATCGCGCATCAACGTGTCAATGCGGTAAGTGATTTTGTAAAAGAAGGCGATATTGTTAAAGTAAAAGTAGTGGAAATTGATGACAAAGGTAAAGTGCGTTTAAGCATGAAAGCTTTGATTGATGCGCCAGCGAAAGAAGATACTGCGCAGTAA
- the rpsO gene encoding 30S ribosomal protein S15, which yields MAITAADVAKVVAAYQLKQGDTGSPEVQVALLTNRITYLTEHFKANKKDNHSRRGLLAMVSQRRRLLDYLKSRDVSRYQTLIERLSLRK from the coding sequence ATGGCAATTACAGCAGCAGATGTAGCAAAAGTAGTAGCAGCATATCAATTAAAACAAGGTGATACAGGTAGTCCAGAAGTGCAAGTTGCGCTTTTAACAAATCGTATTACTTATTTGACAGAACATTTCAAAGCAAACAAAAAAGACAATCACTCACGCCGCGGTTTATTGGCAATGGTTAGTCAACGTCGTCGTTTGTTAGATTACCTAAAAAGTAGAGATGTAAGCCGTTATCAAACATTGATTGAGCGTTTGAGCTTACGTAAGTAA
- the truB gene encoding tRNA pseudouridine(55) synthase TruB, with protein sequence MQFKRTKRAINGVLLLDKPLGFSSNQALQKVKWLFSAAKAGHTGTLDPLATGLLPICLGEATKFAQYVTDADKTYFATIKLGATTSTGDAEGEVLTTAPVNVNYTEFESTCKRFLGEISQMPPMYSALKHEGKALYEYARAGVNIERKARLITIQNVIVNKLNGDVAEITVSCSKGTYIRTLAEDIGAELGCGAHLIGLRRTETAGYLLANAITIEQLEALTQQSRDALLLPVDSSIESLQKVVLNVDAAHFLMLGQAVWIAGNLLKSLSVGDDMRLYDEKNQFIGLGLLQDDGKIAPKRLIQRSAY encoded by the coding sequence TTGCAATTCAAACGCACGAAACGCGCCATTAATGGCGTTTTATTACTCGATAAGCCGCTCGGCTTTTCATCTAATCAAGCATTACAAAAAGTAAAGTGGCTATTTTCTGCCGCCAAAGCGGGCCACACTGGTACGCTTGACCCGCTAGCGACTGGTTTGTTACCAATCTGTTTGGGTGAAGCGACCAAGTTTGCCCAATATGTAACTGATGCAGATAAAACCTATTTCGCTACCATTAAATTGGGAGCAACCACCAGCACTGGAGATGCAGAAGGCGAAGTGTTAACGACTGCGCCAGTCAATGTTAATTACACTGAATTCGAATCAACCTGCAAACGGTTTTTAGGTGAAATAAGCCAAATGCCGCCGATGTATTCTGCTTTAAAGCATGAAGGTAAAGCTTTGTACGAATATGCGCGAGCAGGTGTGAATATTGAGCGTAAAGCACGGTTAATCACTATACAAAATGTTATTGTTAACAAGTTAAATGGCGATGTTGCTGAAATTACGGTCAGCTGCAGCAAAGGTACTTACATTCGCACGCTGGCAGAAGATATTGGTGCGGAGCTTGGTTGTGGCGCGCATTTAATTGGTTTGCGACGCACAGAAACCGCAGGTTATTTATTAGCAAACGCTATCACAATTGAGCAATTAGAAGCGTTAACTCAGCAAAGTCGAGATGCGTTGTTATTACCAGTTGATTCATCAATTGAAAGCTTACAAAAAGTTGTGCTAAATGTAGATGCTGCGCATTTTCTCATGTTAGGCCAAGCGGTTTGGATAGCTGGCAATCTACTTAAAAGCTTGTCAGTCGGCGATGATATGCGGCTTTATGATGAGAAGAATCAATTTATAGGCTTAGGTTTGTTGCAGGATGACGGAAAAATCGCACCTAAAAGGCTTATTCAGCGTTCAGCATATTAA
- the rbfA gene encoding 30S ribosome-binding factor RbfA: MAKEFSRATRVAEQMQRELADLLQFEVKDPRVGMITITQVEVTGDMAHAKIFYTAAKASDSIQQGLEKSAGFLRTQIAKRMLLRTVPQLHFVYDASIDNGMKMAQLIDAARATDKNQD, translated from the coding sequence ATGGCAAAAGAATTTTCAAGAGCAACCCGCGTTGCAGAGCAAATGCAACGTGAGTTAGCGGACTTATTGCAGTTTGAAGTAAAAGATCCGCGCGTAGGCATGATTACTATCACGCAAGTTGAAGTGACGGGCGATATGGCGCATGCCAAGATTTTTTATACGGCGGCAAAAGCTAGCGACAGTATTCAGCAAGGGCTTGAAAAATCCGCAGGTTTTTTGCGTACACAGATTGCCAAGCGCATGTTGTTACGTACTGTGCCACAATTGCATTTTGTGTATGACGCATCTATTGATAATGGTATGAAAATGGCGCAATTAATTGATGCGGCGCGCGCGACCGATAAAAACCAAGATTAA
- the infB gene encoding translation initiation factor IF-2: MAQTTVAQFAAELGLPTALLLDQLKSAGVVKSALEDKLEEADKTALLDFLRKEHGAEQAPKNKITLTRKSNTEIKKTDSSGRARTIQVEVRKKRVLERPDESEAAAPTVEVQELPVEEPIEVPQATEPEIVESVVEVEEIVVPEELPVVEVEAPVEIKTEPVVEEVPAIKTTTTLKKQVLTPEQVAIRESEAKRHATLAAMQAEDVRKKQELVQRRIDEEARKVAEAEAAKVKAAKLSEGTLHKPVAKPGAVAKPAATKDAKKVKGNNKEWTDAENKKRGLKTRGAVTTGSNWRSPKGKNRSHHDDDAEHAFTVPTEAIIYEVLVPETITVAELAHKMAVKSGEVIKKLMTMGMMVTINQVLDQETAIILVEEMGHKASAAAPNDPEVFLEEAEHAQAVLETRPPVVTVMGHVDHGKTSLLDYIRRSRVATGEAGGITQHIGAYHVETPRGMVTFLDTPGHEAFTAMRARGAKATDIVILVVSADDGVMPQTIEAIHHAKAAGVPLVVAINKIDKPDAAPERVKLELVAQEVVPEDFGGEVMFREVSAKTGQGIDELLEAVLLQAEILELQAPKNTPAKGLVIEGRLDKGRGPVTTVLVQSGTLKRGDMILAGSTFGKVRAMLDESGNDIKEAGPSIPVEILGLSDVPSAGEEVIVLNDERKAREIANFRAGKFRDVKLAKQQAAKLENMFDQMAEGEVQTLNLIIKSDVQGSYEALATSLQKLSTAEVKVHIIHTGVGAISESDVNLSAASGAVLIGFNVRADAGSRKLIDNLGVDVRYYNIIYEAVDEVKAALGGMLKPEQRESMIGTVEIREVFRISKVGSIAGCYVQDGMIKRNSRVRVLRANVIIHTGELDSLKRFKDDVKEVKNNFECGLSLKNYNDIEVGDILEVYEMVEVARTL; the protein is encoded by the coding sequence ATGGCACAAACAACCGTAGCACAATTCGCCGCAGAGCTAGGGCTGCCGACCGCTTTGCTGCTTGATCAGCTTAAAAGTGCGGGTGTCGTTAAATCGGCTTTAGAAGATAAATTGGAAGAAGCAGATAAAACTGCGCTGTTAGATTTTCTGCGTAAAGAACATGGCGCAGAGCAGGCGCCGAAAAATAAAATCACATTGACACGCAAATCAAATACAGAGATCAAAAAAACTGATAGCTCTGGTCGTGCGCGCACGATTCAAGTAGAAGTGCGTAAAAAACGTGTATTAGAGCGTCCTGATGAATCGGAAGCAGCAGCGCCAACAGTTGAAGTACAAGAGTTGCCTGTTGAAGAGCCAATTGAAGTGCCACAAGCAACTGAGCCTGAAATAGTTGAGTCGGTTGTTGAGGTGGAAGAAATTGTTGTGCCTGAAGAGTTGCCAGTTGTTGAGGTTGAAGCGCCTGTTGAGATTAAAACTGAGCCAGTTGTGGAAGAGGTTCCAGCTATAAAAACGACAACAACACTTAAAAAACAAGTGTTAACACCTGAGCAAGTTGCAATTCGCGAGTCAGAAGCTAAACGACATGCAACTTTGGCTGCGATGCAAGCAGAAGACGTACGCAAAAAACAAGAGCTTGTACAGCGCCGTATAGATGAAGAGGCAAGAAAAGTTGCTGAAGCAGAAGCCGCTAAAGTTAAAGCAGCCAAATTGTCAGAAGGTACGTTACATAAGCCCGTTGCGAAACCAGGCGCTGTAGCAAAACCTGCTGCGACTAAAGATGCCAAAAAAGTTAAAGGTAATAATAAAGAGTGGACTGATGCCGAGAATAAAAAACGTGGTTTGAAAACACGTGGCGCGGTGACGACAGGCTCTAATTGGCGGTCACCAAAAGGTAAAAACAGATCACATCACGATGATGATGCAGAACACGCATTTACAGTACCAACTGAGGCAATCATCTATGAAGTCTTAGTGCCAGAAACGATTACTGTTGCTGAATTAGCACATAAAATGGCGGTTAAATCGGGCGAAGTCATTAAAAAACTCATGACCATGGGCATGATGGTGACGATTAACCAAGTTTTGGATCAAGAAACCGCCATTATTTTAGTGGAAGAAATGGGCCATAAAGCCTCAGCTGCTGCACCGAATGATCCTGAAGTGTTCTTGGAAGAAGCCGAACATGCGCAGGCTGTTTTGGAAACCCGTCCACCAGTGGTAACGGTAATGGGTCATGTGGATCACGGTAAAACATCGTTGCTCGATTATATTCGTCGGAGCCGAGTGGCTACAGGCGAGGCTGGCGGCATTACGCAACACATTGGTGCTTACCATGTGGAAACGCCACGTGGCATGGTGACTTTCCTAGATACACCAGGCCATGAGGCGTTTACTGCTATGCGTGCACGTGGTGCAAAAGCGACCGATATTGTGATTTTAGTCGTGTCTGCGGATGACGGCGTGATGCCGCAAACCATTGAAGCGATTCATCATGCTAAAGCCGCAGGTGTGCCGTTGGTAGTGGCAATCAATAAAATTGATAAGCCAGATGCTGCGCCTGAACGCGTCAAGCTAGAATTGGTTGCGCAAGAAGTGGTTCCTGAAGACTTTGGTGGTGAAGTCATGTTCCGCGAAGTTTCTGCTAAAACAGGTCAAGGTATTGATGAGTTGTTAGAGGCAGTATTGTTGCAAGCTGAAATTTTAGAGTTGCAAGCACCAAAAAATACGCCAGCTAAAGGCTTGGTGATTGAAGGCAGGCTTGATAAAGGTCGCGGTCCAGTAACAACAGTATTGGTGCAATCTGGTACATTAAAACGCGGTGATATGATTTTAGCGGGATCTACTTTCGGTAAAGTACGCGCCATGTTGGATGAGTCTGGTAATGATATTAAAGAGGCTGGGCCATCGATTCCAGTTGAAATATTAGGTCTTTCAGATGTTCCAAGTGCTGGCGAAGAAGTGATTGTATTGAATGACGAGCGCAAAGCCCGTGAAATTGCAAACTTCCGCGCAGGCAAGTTCCGTGATGTAAAACTCGCGAAACAGCAAGCGGCCAAGCTTGAAAATATGTTTGATCAAATGGCTGAAGGTGAAGTGCAAACATTGAACCTGATTATTAAATCAGATGTGCAAGGCTCTTACGAAGCGTTGGCAACCAGTTTACAAAAACTATCAACCGCTGAAGTGAAAGTGCATATTATTCATACGGGCGTTGGTGCAATTTCTGAGTCTGATGTGAACTTAAGTGCTGCTTCTGGTGCTGTGCTGATTGGTTTTAACGTACGTGCCGATGCTGGTTCGCGTAAATTGATTGATAATTTGGGTGTTGATGTACGTTATTACAATATTATTTATGAAGCAGTTGACGAAGTAAAAGCGGCTTTAGGTGGCATGCTGAAACCAGAGCAACGAGAAAGTATGATTGGTACGGTAGAGATTCGCGAAGTATTCCGTATTTCAAAAGTGGGTTCAATTGCGGGTTGTTATGTGCAAGACGGCATGATCAAACGCAACTCACGCGTGCGTGTGTTGCGTGCCAATGTGATTATTCACACAGGCGAATTAGACTCATTGAAACGCTTTAAAGACGATGTAAAAGAAGTGAAAAACAACTTTGAGTGCGGTTTGTCACTGAAAAATTACAATGACATTGAAGTGGGCGACATACTTGAGGTTTACGAAATGGTAGAAGTGGCAAGAACGCTCTAA
- the nusA gene encoding transcription termination factor NusA has product MSREILLLVDALAHEKNVSKEVIFTALELALASATKKKHHDDADIRVTIDRESGAYETFRRWQYVEYDLLENSAFQFDEESEHAKDRAIGDFYEEPLESIEFGRIGAQAAKQVILQKVREAEREQILEDFLSRNENLVTGVIKRMEKGSAIIEVGRIECLLPREAMIPKENLRVGDRVRAYLSRIERGGRGPQLILSRIAPDFLKRLFELEVPEIEEGLLEIRAAARDPGLRSKIAVKTNDQRLDPVGTCVGMRGSRVQAVTGELAGERVDIILWSMEPAQFVINAMAPAEVSSIVVDEDAHSMDVVVNEEQLALAIGRGGQNVRLASELTGWTLNILTEEQAAEKNQTEYANVSQLFMEKLDVDEEVADILVQEGFSTLEEIAYVPLAEMAEIDAFDEDTINELRSRARAALLTEAIAKEEKVEEAAEDLLTMDGMDDATAHLLASKGISAMDDLAELAVDELVEITGMDAERAKGLILTARAPWFK; this is encoded by the coding sequence ATGAGTCGTGAGATTTTATTATTAGTAGATGCTTTAGCCCACGAAAAAAACGTGAGTAAAGAAGTGATTTTTACAGCTTTAGAGTTAGCTTTGGCATCGGCTACTAAGAAAAAACATCATGATGATGCAGATATTCGCGTCACAATCGATCGTGAAAGTGGGGCCTATGAAACCTTTAGGCGCTGGCAATATGTTGAATATGATTTGTTGGAAAACTCGGCTTTTCAGTTCGACGAAGAAAGTGAACATGCAAAAGACCGCGCGATTGGTGATTTTTATGAAGAGCCACTAGAGTCTATCGAATTCGGTCGTATTGGCGCACAAGCAGCTAAACAAGTGATTTTGCAAAAAGTGCGTGAAGCAGAGCGCGAGCAAATATTAGAAGACTTTTTGAGTCGCAATGAAAACTTGGTCACAGGCGTGATTAAACGCATGGAAAAAGGCAGCGCGATTATTGAAGTAGGTCGTATTGAATGTTTGTTGCCGCGCGAAGCAATGATTCCAAAAGAGAATTTACGTGTTGGTGATCGCGTACGTGCTTATCTATCACGCATTGAGCGTGGCGGTCGTGGCCCTCAATTGATTTTATCGCGTATCGCGCCAGACTTTTTAAAACGTTTATTTGAATTAGAAGTACCTGAAATTGAAGAGGGTTTGCTAGAGATTCGCGCTGCCGCCCGCGACCCTGGCTTACGCTCAAAAATTGCGGTTAAAACTAATGACCAACGTTTAGATCCGGTAGGCACTTGTGTGGGGATGCGCGGTTCACGCGTGCAAGCGGTAACGGGTGAATTAGCTGGTGAGCGCGTAGATATTATATTGTGGAGCATGGAACCAGCGCAGTTTGTGATTAATGCAATGGCACCAGCGGAAGTTTCTTCTATTGTTGTGGACGAAGATGCGCACAGCATGGATGTAGTGGTTAATGAAGAGCAGTTGGCTCTAGCTATCGGCCGAGGCGGACAAAATGTACGCTTAGCTTCAGAGTTAACAGGTTGGACGTTGAATATTCTGACTGAAGAACAAGCGGCAGAAAAAAATCAAACTGAGTACGCCAATGTGAGCCAGTTATTTATGGAAAAACTGGATGTGGATGAAGAAGTTGCCGATATCTTAGTGCAAGAAGGTTTTAGTACGTTAGAAGAAATTGCTTACGTACCATTGGCTGAAATGGCTGAAATCGACGCATTTGATGAAGATACAATTAACGAATTACGTTCACGTGCACGTGCTGCTTTATTGACCGAGGCAATTGCCAAAGAAGAAAAAGTAGAGGAAGCGGCTGAAGATTTACTGACGATGGATGGTATGGATGATGCAACTGCACATTTATTAGCTTCTAAAGGCATTTCTGCAATGGATGATTTGGCGGAATTGGCTGTTGATGAGCTGGTTGAAATAACTGGTATGGATGCAGAGCGGGCTAAAGGCTTGATTCTGACAGCACGCGCGCCTTGGTTTAAATAA
- the rimP gene encoding ribosome maturation factor RimP, whose product MQDLHGLIDKTVTQLGFELVDLEISNRGKLLRVFIDKLNPTDIKDSINIDDCVLVSNQLGNVLTVDHEIDYDRLEISSAGMDRVLKKEKDFVRFVGERAQIKLRIGVKDQSAGAAKSALPRKTFVGILKGVEDSHILLEFEGSDYKLALSNIDKARLSPEF is encoded by the coding sequence ATGCAAGATTTGCATGGCTTAATTGATAAAACAGTCACTCAACTCGGTTTTGAGTTGGTTGATCTCGAGATTTCAAATCGCGGCAAATTGTTGCGCGTGTTTATTGATAAATTAAACCCGACCGATATTAAAGATAGTATCAATATTGATGATTGCGTGTTAGTCAGTAATCAGTTGGGTAATGTATTAACAGTGGATCATGAAATTGATTACGACCGCTTGGAGATTTCTTCAGCGGGTATGGATCGTGTATTAAAAAAAGAAAAAGACTTTGTGCGATTTGTCGGTGAGCGAGCGCAAATTAAGCTGCGTATCGGCGTTAAAGATCAAAGTGCTGGCGCCGCCAAAAGTGCTTTACCACGTAAAACATTTGTCGGTATTTTAAAAGGTGTTGAAGATAGTCATATTCTGTTGGAGTTTGAAGGCAGTGACTATAAATTGGCTTTAAGTAATATTGATAAGGCACGTTTAAGCCCTGAGTTTTAG